In Alosa alosa isolate M-15738 ecotype Scorff River chromosome 23, AALO_Geno_1.1, whole genome shotgun sequence, a single window of DNA contains:
- the kcnv2a gene encoding potassium voltage-gated channel subfamily V member 2 — protein MQKLKNRRQSLFPNYKVGCPTPAVKDPGEDIDLPFAQHSWVKPWNSMTELSKDIYDIYAEYEDEDDDKIMAMTPMRLASPAKNYMLNINVGGKVYQISYRAAAKYPKTRIGRLATYTDHNRKLDLCDDYIVQNNEFFFDRDPDIFHNIFNFYRTGVLWIKDELCPRNFLEEINYWGVRIKNTHRCCRISFEERQDELNDQLKIQRELEAEVETEEHEELFEEMAFGETRRMIWNMMEMPFSSVTAKLMAVASSFFVLVSLVAMTLSTVEEMQYTTPSGQLSGHSHAEYVETTCIAFFTMEYLLRLISTPDLKRFGRSMLNQVDLIAILPLYLQMFLEYLEKDDRAHHGDIETVNRVGKLGQVLRIMRLMRIFRILKLARHSTGLRAFGFTLRQCYQQVGCLFLFIAMGIFTFSAMVYTVEHDVHKTNFTSIPHAWWWAAVSISTVGYGDMYPETHLGRLFAFACISFGIILNGMPISILYNKFSDYYSKLKSHEFTSTQKVRGKLRFVKRAIKKIADGSIEARRVQEPWPPNYATFDDEPGAENCHHRIPG, from the exons ATGCAGAAGCTCAAGAATAGGAGGCAAAGCCTCTTTCCAAACTACAAGGTGGGATGTCCAACCCCAGCAGTGAAAGACCCAGGGGAGGACATCGACCTGCCATTCGCCCAACACAGCTGGGTAAAGCCATGGAACTCCATGACGGAGCTAAGCAAAGATATCTATGATATCTATGCTGAATATGAGGATGAAGATGATGACAAGATAATGGCTATGACTCCGATGAGGCTAGCCTCACCAGCCAAGAACTACATGCTCAACATCAATGTAGGAGGCAAGGTGTACCAGATCTCCTACCGGGCAGCAGCGAAGTACCCCAAGACAAGGATAGGTCGTCTCGCAACGTACACCGACCACAACAGGAAGCTGGACCTATGCGATGACTACATTGTCCAAAACAATGAGTTTTTCTTTGACAGGGATCCAGACATTTTCCACAACATTTTCAATTTCTACCGGACGGGCGTGCTCTGGATCAAGGACGAGTTGTGCCCGCGCAACTTCCTGGAGGAGATTAACTACTGGGGCGTCCGAatcaagaacacacacagatgctgccGCATCTCCTTCGAGGAACGTCAGGACGAGCTGAACGACCAGCTGAAGATCCAGAGGGAACTCGAAGCCGAGGTGGAGACGGAGGAGCATGAGGAGCTGTTCGAGGAGATGGCCTTTGGAGAAACACGGCGGATGATCTGGAACATGATGGAGATGCCCTTCTCCTCAGTCACAGCCAAACTCATGGCCGTGGCCTCCAGCTTCTTTGTGCTCGTGTCCCTGGTGGCTATGACTCTCAGCACGGTAGAGGAGATGCAGTACACCACGCCCTCGGGTCAGCTGAGCGGTCACTCGCACGCGGAGTACGTGGAGACCACCTGCATCGCCTTCTTCACCATGGAGTACCTCCTGCGTCTGATCTCCACACCCGACCTGAAGCGCTTCGGCCGGAGCATGCTCAACCAGGTCGACCTCATCGCCATCCTGCCGCTGTACCTGCAGATGTTCCTCGAGTACCTCGAGAAGGATGACCGTGCACACCACGGCGACATCGAGACGGTCAACCGCGTGGGCAAGCTCGGCCAGGTGCTGCGCATCATGAGGCTCATGCGCATCTTCAGGATCCTCAAGCTGGCGCGCCACTCCACTGGACTGCGGGCGTTCGGCTTCACGCTGCGCCAATGCTACCAGCAGGTGGGCTGCCTCTTCCTCTTTATCGCCATGGGCATCTTCACCTTCTCCGCCATGGTGTACACGGTGGAGCACGATGTCCATAAGACCAACTTCACCAGTATACCACATGCCTGGTGGTGGGCTGCT GTAAGCATCTCTACCGTGGGCTACGGAGATATGTACCCAGAGACTCACCTGGGCCGGCTCTTCGCCTTCGCCTGCATTTCCTTTGGGATCATTCTGAACGGCATGCCTATCTCTATTCTCTACAACAAATTTTCAGACTATTATAGCAAACTGAAATCCCACGAGTTCACCTCCACTCAGAAGGTCCGTGGCAAGCTCCGCTTTGTCAAGAGAGCTATTAAAAAGATCGCAGACGGCTCCATAGAAGCTAGACGGGTGCAGGAGCCTTGGCCGCCAAATTATGCTACGTTCGACGACGAGCCGGGAGCTGAGAATTGCCATCACAGAATTCCCGGTTGA
- the pum3 gene encoding pumilio homolog 3: MDGKPKKKSFAPKDGIKSKGEGGAMSGKPKGKALGGKHPFKPHNTGKGKKFDAAGKKFNNEGKKFQGAGKKFQGAGKKFQSEGKKFQGEGKKFQGAGKKFPQKFSKKTPTDGKFSKKRKFQPGKEGEDGSEAKKPKWDEFKQKKKDLKQNRQQNERKETFHIITRAKQVWEAVRRKDCDKDKRTKLMKELHGLVQGKIKSIAFAHDSTRVLQCFIQFGSETQRQEVFDELKDHIVELSKSKYARNIVKKFLMYGSKQQVGEVMVAFKGNVRQMLRHSEASSVVEYAYNDKAILSQRLMLTEELYGNTFQVLKSTVCPTLDKVLESNPGKLDGIMEEMKQILTPMSQKEAVVKHSLVHKVFLDFFLHAPAKQRTEMIESIRESVVYFAHTHDGARVAMHCLWHGTPKDRKVIVKTMKTYIDKFAMGEYAHLALLAAFDCIDDTKLVKQLIISEIISSLTDVISNKHGRKVLLYLLSPRDPAHLLPEIIQLLEKGDGNSHSKKDTAVRRRELLEAISPTLLTHLTENARTMATDKASCVAVSDILGAALGDLRPAMEAVADLAADEFVPGGVDGQLHMVEHPAGHLVLKWLIEQDSKMKESGREERFSRVLLDKVGLEKMKGWTAVNRGAMVLGCLLQSADEGVAEEVKQALKTIVPDLKEIQNSKGVEALLEKLG; the protein is encoded by the exons ATGGACGGAAAGCCAAAAAAGAAGTCATTTGCTCCCAAGGACGGGATAAAATCCAAAGGAGAAGGTGGTGCTATGTCAG GTAAACCTAAAGGTAAAGCTTTAGGTGGAAAGCATCCTTTCAAGCCACACAACACTGGCAAGGGCAAGAAGTTTGATGCAGCAGGAAAGAAATTCAACAATGAAGGAAAGAAGTTTCAAGGTGCAGGGAAGAAGTTTCAGGGAGCAGGGAAGAAGTTTCAAAGTGAAGGGAAGAAGTTTcaaggagaggggaagaaatTCCAAGGAGCAGGGAAGAAATTCCCACAAAAGTTCTCCAAGAAGACCCCAACTGATGGAAAATTTTCCAAGAAGAGGAAGTTTCAACCAGGGAAGGAGGGTGAGGATG GTTCAGAGGCAAAGAAACCTAAATGGGATGAGTTTAAACAGAAGAAGAAGGATTTAAAGCAGAATCGTCAGCAAAATGAACGGAAAGAAACATTTCACATCATTACCAGAGCAAAGCAGGTGTGGGAAGCAGTTAGGAG GAAAGACTGTGATAAAGACAAGCGGACCAAACTGATGAAAGAGCTGCATGGCCTTGTACAAGGGAAGATCaaatct ATTGCCTTCGCACATGACTCAACACGTGTGCTACAGTGTTTTATCCAGTTTGGCAGTGAAACGCAGAGACAAGAAGTGTTTGATGAACTCAAAG ATCACATTGTTGAGTTGAGCAAATCTAAATATGCCAGAAATATTGTTAAGAAATTTTTAATGTATGG GAGCAAACAGCAGGTCGGAGAGGTGATGGTGGCCTTTAAGGGAAACGTGCGGCAGATGCTGCGTCACTCAGAGGCCTCGTCGGTGGTGGAGTACGCCTACAACGACAAGGCCATCCTCTCACAGCGCCTCATGCTCACCGAGGAGCTCTATGGAAACACATTCCAAGTACTCAAG TCCACAGTTTGTCCCACACTAGACAAGGTTCTTGAAAGTAACCCAGGCAAGTTAGATGGCATCATGGAAGAGATGAAACAGATTCTCACACCTATGTCACAAAA AGAAGCGGTTGTCAAACATTCCCTGGTTCATAAAGTGTTCCTGGATTTCTTTCTCCATGCCCCAGCCAAACAAAGAACG GAGATGATCGAGTCCATCAGGGAGTCGGTCGTGTACTTCGCCCACACACACGATGGGGCGCGGGTTGCCATGCACTGCCTGTGGCACGGAACACCCAAG GACAGGAAAGTCATCGTCAAAACCATGAAGACCTACATAGACAAATTTGCCATG ggCGAGTATGCACACCTGGCACTCTTGGCTGCCTTCGACTGtattgatgacaccaaattagtCAAGCAACTTATCATATCA GAGATCATCTCTTCCCTcactgacgtcatcagtaacaAACATGGCAGGAAGGTGTTGCTGTATCTGCTCAGTCCTCGGGACCCAGCTCATCTGCTGCCCGAGATCATCCAGCTGCTGGAGAAAGGAGACGGCAACTCACACAG TAAGAAGGACACGGCGGTGAGGCGGCGTGAGCTGCTGGAGGCCATCTCCCCAACGCTGCTCACACACCTGACGGAAAACGCACGCACCATGGCCACAGACAAGGCCTCCTGCGTCGCCGTGAGCGACATCCTGGGTGCAGCGCTCGGCGACCTTCGACCTGCCATGGAGGCAGTGGCCGATCTAGCTGCTGACGAGTTTGTTCCTGGTGGTGTGGACGGACAG CTGCACATGGTGGAACACCCCGCGGGTCATCTGGTGCTGAAGTGGCTCATTGAACAGGACTCCAAGATGAAGGAATCAGGCAGAGAAG AACGTTTCTCCAGGGTGTTACTGGACAAGGTGGGGCTAGAGAAGATGAAGGGCTGGACTGCAGTCAACCGTGGAGCCATGGTCCTTGGCTG CCTACTTCAGAGTGCAGATGAGGGAGTGGCTGAAGAAGTCAAACAGGCTCTGAAGACCATCGTCCCGGACCTCAAGGAGATCCAGAACTCTAAAGGAGTTGAGGCGCTACTGGAGAAGCTTGGCTGA
- the carm1l gene encoding histone-arginine methyltransferase CARM1: protein MDVSEGKTCFCVSVFCLSEDQQQCGIQVTKQGQHKELSLQASQDGKGVNLVLMDDDKTCVLKVTITSETDCCRVGAQSFLVSKGNISSVLCFRTDSEYQDFQRLLSSWVEPRGECCAFDQRTEGSSALQYFQFYGCISQQQNMLQDYLRTATYQKAILLNELDFRDKIVLDVGCGTGILSFFAVQAGAKRVYAVEASAVAKYAEVLVKSNGLSDKIIVLAGKVEEVTLPEQIDIIISEPIGYMLLNERMLESYLHAKKWLRPKGMMFPTSSDIHLAPFTDEALYMEHYARSGFWQQTCFHGINLSGLHTAAVDEFFKQPIVDTFDWQILMAQSTKYTINFLEAKEEDLHRLDIPFVFKLTQTGLIHGIAFWFDIAFIGTRMTVWLSTAPNQPLTHWYQVRCLLQTPLFAKMGQTLSGRVQLIANKRQSYDIHIVAVIDQSGFKSGNTLDLKNPFFRYA from the exons ATGGATGTTTCAGAGGGAAAAACTTGTTTCTGCGTCAGTGTGTTCTGTCTGAGCGAAGACCAACAACAATGTGGCATTCAAGTCACCAAACAGGGCCAGCACAAGGAACTCTCACTACAAGCCAGCCAAGATGGGAAGGGGGTCAACCTGGTTTTGATGGATG ATGACAAGACCTGCGTCCTCAAGGTCACCATCACGTCTGAGACAGACTGTTGTCGTGTCGGGGCCCAGTCCTTCTTGGTCTCCAAGGGTAACATAAGTTCCGTGTTGTGCTTCAGGACAGACTCAG AGTACCAAGACTTCCAGAGACTCCTGAGCAGCTGGGTGGAACCTCGGGGGGAGTGCTGTGCGTTTGACCAGCGCACCGAAGGCTCCTCCGCACTTCAGTACTTCCAG TTTTACGGCTGTATATCACAGCAGCAGAACATGCTTCAGGACTACCTGAGGACTGCTACTTACCAGAAGGCCATTCTTCTGAATGAGCTGGACTTTAGAGATAAG ATAGTGCTGGATGTGGGCTGTGGAACAGGGATCCtgtcattttttgcagtgcaagCGGGTGCCAAAAGAGTGTACGCTGTGGAAGCAAGTGCCGTGGCCAAGTACGCAGAG gTTCTTGTGAAGAGCAATGGTCTGTCAGATAAAATTATAGTTTTAGCTGGAAAGGTGGAAGAGGTCACGTTACCTGAACAGATAGACATTATTATCTCCGAGCCCATTGGTTACATGCTGCTGAATGAGAGGATGCTGGAGAGTTATCTGCATGCCAAGAAATGGCTCCGGCCCAAAG GTATGATGTTCCCCACTTCCAGTGACATCCACCTGGCCCCATTCACAGATGAAGCGCTTTACATGGAGCACTATGCGCGCTCCGGCTTTTG GCAACAGACCTGTTTCCATGGCATCAATCTGAGTGGGCTTCACACTGCAGCTGTAGATGAGTTCTTCAAACAGCCTATTGTg GACACATTTGACTGGCAAATTTTAATGGCCCAGTCCACAAAATACACTATTAATTTTCTTGAGGCAAAGGAGGAGGACTTGCACAG GTTGGACATTCCCTTTGTTTTCAAGTTGACACAAACAGGACTGATCCATGGAATTGCCTTCTGGTTTGACATAGCCTTTATTGGAACCAG AATGACCGTATGGCTCTCAACAGCCCCAAACCAGCCTCTGACTCACTGGTACCAAGTCCGCTGCCTTCTACAGACACCACTGTTTGCCAAAATGGGGCAAACATTATCAGGGAGAGTTCAACTCATAGCCAATAAGAG GCAAAGTTATGATATTCACATCGTGGCAGTCATTGACCAGTCAGGATTTAAGTCTGGCAATACACTGGACCTCAAAAATCCTTTCTTCAG GTATGCCTAG